In the genome of Ignavibacteria bacterium, one region contains:
- a CDS encoding T9SS type A sorting domain-containing protein encodes MKIKLLISVVICSLFFADLSYGQWTVATTVVTGQTFPAISVAGQNVVWIARGTSGVPLVYRSTNGGTNFTNVTGTGISLDLFCIWARDADVAFVGNGGGAGGTGGNASFYKTTNGGTTWTLVASTGGTLAFFNGITFSKLMPSFGIAQSDPPTGSGQPYYVSKTTDGGTTWTLTNPPGITGEASAANSIVVLDNMWYGFGLNASSRVYFTTNGGTNWTIGTLGIAGTFVSGFAMSDNKTLGIAATQSSLPSIARTTNGGTTWATVNVGTGFTGYCTTKWIEGTNTCYISCDGAGATGGAIKKSTDGGATWTTMTTGGITGVQHMEFTRIGTVVYGYAVTSLGTVLKLVDNVTGIEPINNLIPSQYKLGQNYPNPFNPSTTIEFSIPISGNVSLKVYDALGKEVASILDGYRTAGNYSEQFIGTELTSGVYYYQLISGDYKQTKKFMLVK; translated from the coding sequence ATGAAGATTAAATTACTTATTTCAGTTGTAATATGTTCTTTATTTTTTGCGGATTTAAGTTATGGACAATGGACAGTTGCAACTACAGTTGTAACAGGCCAAACTTTTCCGGCAATTTCTGTTGCAGGACAAAATGTTGTATGGATTGCACGGGGAACGTCGGGAGTTCCGTTGGTTTACAGGTCAACTAACGGCGGAACGAATTTTACAAACGTAACGGGTACAGGAATTTCTCTCGATTTATTCTGCATTTGGGCAAGAGATGCGGACGTTGCATTTGTAGGTAACGGTGGTGGTGCAGGAGGCACAGGCGGAAATGCATCTTTTTATAAAACAACAAATGGCGGAACTACATGGACACTTGTTGCATCAACAGGAGGAACCTTAGCATTTTTTAATGGAATAACTTTTTCAAAATTAATGCCATCATTCGGCATTGCACAAAGTGATCCTCCAACAGGTTCAGGACAACCTTATTATGTTTCAAAAACTACTGATGGAGGTACAACATGGACACTTACCAATCCACCGGGCATAACAGGTGAAGCATCAGCAGCAAATTCAATTGTGGTATTAGATAACATGTGGTATGGCTTTGGTTTGAATGCCTCATCCAGAGTTTATTTTACAACAAATGGCGGAACGAATTGGACAATAGGAACATTGGGTATTGCCGGCACGTTCGTTTCAGGTTTTGCAATGAGCGATAATAAGACCTTAGGTATTGCGGCTACTCAATCATCGCTTCCAAGTATTGCCAGAACGACAAACGGCGGAACAACATGGGCTACTGTGAATGTAGGAACAGGATTTACCGGATATTGTACTACTAAATGGATTGAAGGAACTAATACTTGCTATATTTCGTGCGATGGTGCAGGAGCAACAGGAGGTGCAATCAAAAAAAGTACTGATGGCGGTGCAACATGGACAACAATGACCACCGGAGGAATAACGGGTGTTCAACATATGGAGTTTACAAGAATAGGAACAGTTGTTTACGGTTATGCTGTTACAAGTTTGGGAACAGTTTTAAAATTAGTTGATAATGTAACAGGTATTGAACCTATAAATAATCTTATTCCTTCTCAATATAAACTTGGTCAGAATTATCCAAATCCATTTAATCCTTCAACTACAATTGAATTCTCAATTCCTATTTCAGGCAACGTGAGTTTAAAAGTTTATGATGCTTTAGGCAAGGAGGTAGCTTCAATTTTAGATGGCTACAGAACGGCGGGAAATTATTCCGAACAATTTATTGGAACTGAGCTAACATCAGGAGTTTATTATTATCAGCTTATCTCAGGAGATTATAAGCAAACCAAAAAATTCATGTTGGTTAAATAA